The genomic window TCTTCGTCGCGATAGTCGGTACCGGTGCCGGAGGGCGTCCCGGCGGAGTACATCTCGTCCCAGGTGGCGTCCAGCGGCAGCTCTTCCGGCATGTCCTTTTGTTCCATCGCTTCGCGGGTGTCGAGCGACTCGCTGTCGGGCGCGTTGTGCGCGTCGACCTCGTCATGCAAATCGGCCTGTTCAAGAAAGGGGTTACTTTCCAGCGCCGTCTGAATTTCCTGCTGGAGTTCAAGCGTGGACAATTGCAACAGACGGATGGCCTGTTGCAACTGCGGGGTCATGGCTAACTGCTGACTCAGCCTGAGTTGTAAACCTTGCTTCATAAAATGCGTCAACTATCCTCACGAACCACGGTGGTAACGCCACCTTATCAGAGGCGGAACTCTTCGCCCAGATAAACCCGTTTGACCTGCTCGTCGAGCATGACGTCGGCCGGGGAGCCGTGGGCGATGAGCTTGCCCTGGCTGACGATATAGGCTCGTTCGCACACGTCGAGCGTCTCTCGCACGTTGTGGTCGGTGATGAGCACGCCAAGGCCGCTGTCGCGCAAATGTTCGATGATTTTTTTGATATCGATGACGGAAATCGGATCGACTCCGGCAAAAGGTTCGTCAAGCAGGATGAATTTGGGGTTGGCGGCGAGCGCCCGCGCGATCTCTACCCGGCGTCGTTCACCGCCGGACAGCGACTGGCCGAGGTTGTTGCGCAAATGACTGATATGGAACTCTTCCATCAGCTCTTTCGCGCGGTCGTTACGCTGTTCACGGGTGAGATCCTGGCGAATTTGCAGCACCGCCATCAGATTGTCGAACACGCTCAGGCGGCGGAAGATCGAGGCCTCCTGCGGCAGATAGCCGATTCCGCGGCGGGCGCGGGTATGCAGCGGCAGGAGGCTGATATCGTCATCATCAATGACAATCCGGCCGGCGTCGCGGGGGATGATGCCCACCACCATATAAAACGTGGTGGTTTTGCCCGCCCCGTTAGGCCCCAGCAATCCCACAATCTCGCCAGAGCTTACCTTCAGGCTGACGTCTTCCACCACGCGGCGCTCTTTATAGGCTTTAGCCAAATTTTCTGCGATTAATGTTGCCATGGATCCTATACCCGATTATTTCGCCGGCGCTTTGGCGCCGCTTTTATCCTGCAGCTGCGCCGGTACCAGCACGGTGGTGACCTGTTTGCCTTTATCGCTGAACACCTCCATCCGCTGTTTCTTGACCAAATAGGTAATGCGATCGCCTTTCACGTTGCTGTCCAACTGCTCCAGATAGGCATTGCCCGTCAGAATCACCAGATCGTTGGTGGTTTCGTAACGCACCTTCTGCGAATGACCGCGCACCGGCTTGCCGTCGTCCTGCAGTTGATAGAAAGTGACTGGATTACCGTAGCTTTCCACGACTTCGTTACCGTCCTTTCCGTCGGGGCGGGTGATGACGACCTTGTCGGCGCGAATGTCGATTGAACCGCGCTTGACCACGACCTCACCGGTGAAGGTCACGGTATTGGTCGCCATATCTACCGCCTGCTGCGCGGAGTCGATATGAATCGGCTGCTGATTGTCGCTGGCCAGCGCCAGCGCCTGCGCGCTGGCCAGCATTAAGCCGCCGGCCAGAAGCAGGCTAGGGCGTACGTTGTGAATTCTGGATTTCATAAGAGGTCTTAACCTTTTCAATCAACTCGGCGGTCTTGTTGCGCAGATTGCCGCGCATCTTCATGCCGGTGGAGTTAAAGCCGGTACCATATAAGGTTACCTCATCATCCGAGGAGACGTCCTGCGTGACCAGGTTAACCACCGCGTTATCTGTTGTTATGCGTTTAAGCTGCGAGGCATCGGTTAGGCTGTCCACCTGAACGTGGCCATACAGGTAAAGCATCCTGTCCTGGGTCAGCTTGGCCTTATCGGCCTTCACCGTCCAGGTCGGCACTTTGCTCTCATCGAACGTGGTGGCGACCGGCCGGGTGAACCAGGTGATATGTTGATCGGCGAAATGATCCACATGATCGGCCACCAGCTTGTAATTGAGCCCCCCTGCCGGGTTATACACCACGGTTGTGGTATATTCACTTTGATAGGTGGGCTCGCCGGCGTTCACCGGCGTCTGGGCCGGCGCCGTGTCGGTGTCCGCCAAATTCCAGCCGATAAGCACTAATACCAATAATCCCAGCAGCGCCGTGGTCCAACGCGTTGTCTTGCTCATAACGACTGCCCTTTGGCATCCTCCAGCTTTCCCTGCGCCAGCAGCAGCAGGTCGCAGACTTCCCGCACCGCGCCGCGGCCGCCGGCGATGCGGGTAACATAATCGGCCCTGGGCCGCAATAGCGGGTGCGCATCCGCCACCGCCACGCTCAGGCCGACCTGGTCCATGACCGGGGCATCAATCAGGTCGTCGCCCACGTAGGCGACCTGTTCCGCCGTTAACTTCAGTTTACTCAGAAGCGCTCTAAAGGCCAAAGTCTTATCCGATTGCCCCTGGTAAATATGCGTAATGCCTAGCGTGGTGCAACGGTCCTCCAGCAGCCTGGCGGAGCGGCCGGTAATAATAGCGACCTCAATGCCCGATGTCAGCAGGCAGCGAATGCCGTAGCCATCGCGGACATTAAACGTTTTGAGTTCTTCACCGTGATTGCCCATATAAATCAGACCGTCGGACATGACGCCATCTACATCGCAAATCAGCAGACGAATAGTCCGGGCGCTTTCCAGCACCTGCTGCGCTACCGGTCCGTAGCATGTCTCGACGGTGGGGGTCTCTTGCATGACGTTATTCCTTGTTATATCACGCCGGCGCGTAGCATATCATGCATATGCACTA from Sodalis glossinidius str. 'morsitans' includes these protein-coding regions:
- the lptB gene encoding LPS export ABC transporter ATP-binding protein is translated as MATLIAENLAKAYKERRVVEDVSLKVSSGEIVGLLGPNGAGKTTTFYMVVGIIPRDAGRIVIDDDDISLLPLHTRARRGIGYLPQEASIFRRLSVFDNLMAVLQIRQDLTREQRNDRAKELMEEFHISHLRNNLGQSLSGGERRRVEIARALAANPKFILLDEPFAGVDPISVIDIKKIIEHLRDSGLGVLITDHNVRETLDVCERAYIVSQGKLIAHGSPADVMLDEQVKRVYLGEEFRL
- the lptA gene encoding lipopolysaccharide ABC transporter substrate-binding protein LptA, with the translated sequence MKSRIHNVRPSLLLAGGLMLASAQALALASDNQQPIHIDSAQQAVDMATNTVTFTGEVVVKRGSIDIRADKVVITRPDGKDGNEVVESYGNPVTFYQLQDDGKPVRGHSQKVRYETTNDLVILTGNAYLEQLDSNVKGDRITYLVKKQRMEVFSDKGKQVTTVLVPAQLQDKSGAKAPAK
- the kdsC gene encoding 3-deoxy-manno-octulosonate-8-phosphatase KdsC, with protein sequence MQETPTVETCYGPVAQQVLESARTIRLLICDVDGVMSDGLIYMGNHGEELKTFNVRDGYGIRCLLTSGIEVAIITGRSARLLEDRCTTLGITHIYQGQSDKTLAFRALLSKLKLTAEQVAYVGDDLIDAPVMDQVGLSVAVADAHPLLRPRADYVTRIAGGRGAVREVCDLLLLAQGKLEDAKGQSL
- the lptC gene encoding LPS export ABC transporter periplasmic protein LptC — protein: MSKTTRWTTALLGLLVLVLIGWNLADTDTAPAQTPVNAGEPTYQSEYTTTVVYNPAGGLNYKLVADHVDHFADQHITWFTRPVATTFDESKVPTWTVKADKAKLTQDRMLYLYGHVQVDSLTDASQLKRITTDNAVVNLVTQDVSSDDEVTLYGTGFNSTGMKMRGNLRNKTAELIEKVKTSYEIQNSQRTP